The following nucleotide sequence is from Streptomyces sp. NBC_00239.
GGTCGGCTGCCTGCGGGGGCCAGGCGGGCGCGGCACCGGGCCTCGGAGGCACGGGGCGCGGCGGCACTCATGCGGGACCGGCTCCGGAACCGGTGGCTGGGGCGGGGAGGGCGGGAGTGGGGACTGCAACGGCTTCACCAACCAGCAGTGGGTCCTGCCCGTCTGACGAGACGGACAGGGTGTCCGCCGGCCCTCAGGAGGGGCTGGCGGACGCCCTGTCGATCTCAGCTCGTCACCGGCCTGCACCTGGAGAGGACGACGGTGGCGAGCAGGGCGAGGCCTTGGTTGAGTCTGCGGAAGTACGTGGCCCGACTCAGGTGCAGCCGGATCGCGATGAACTCATGCCCGCCGCACCGCTCCACGTAGTACTGCGACAGGATGCGCCCGGCTTCCACCTCCGTCGCGACAGTGCTCTTCAGCAGGTGCTGCACGCCGGATTCGAGGAGTTCGCGCAGTGTGGCTGGGTCACCGGCCACGGGCAGCAGCGGGCTGCAGGCCAGCAGCTGCGGGCGGTGCAGGCCGTCCAGGGCCTCACGGATGCGGCGGCTGAGCCAGGCCGCGTCGTCGGGCAGCACCGGGGCCGGAGCCGGGGGTCTCAGCCGCTCCAGCCAGGGCGGCACGCCGCCTTCGCCGGCGAAGTCCTGTGAATACACCCGGCAGGCGGAGCCCCCGCCGTACACGTCGTGGCGGAGCTGACCGTGTGCGCGGACCCCCACGTGCTCGTAGAGCGCCTGGTACTCGGGGGAGGGTGTCGAGGTGACCAGCCGGCCCCGGCCGATGGCTGAGGACAGCAGATGCCGGAAGAGCGCCGACCGGGCCGCCTCCTGCCGCTCCTCGTACACCGCGAGTCCGATGAAGAGCCCACCGCCGGACGCGGCGTCCGCGTGCTGCTGGAGCAGCGGTTCGAGGACCGCCACGGTCGCGTCGTGAATCGGCGCGGTGCTGCTGAGTCCGACCGGTCGGTCCTCCCGGTCGCACACGACGTACACGCCTTCGGGTACGGCGTGGAGCACCGAGCCGAGCAGCCGCTCGGAGCGCCGGACGTCCATGCCACCGCGCTCCGCCCACACGCGCACCAGCCGGCCGACGTCGGACGCATCGTCGGCGCGGGCCGGACGGACGTGCACGGGTGTCGTCACCGGGCTGAACAACCGCCGCACCGGCCCGTCCAATGACGCGAACAGCGATCCCGCCATCCGGTCGCCTCGAGCGGCGCCGGTGTGCTCGGCGGGTATCAGCCTCGTGTGGTGCGCGGCGGCCAAGGTCCGCGCCGAGCGGTACGCCACGGGCGTGCGCCAGCGCAGGGCCTGGTCGAAGACGGTGCGAAACGGCTCGGCCACGGCCAGTCCGAGCGCACCCGGGACGACCACGCTGCACGCACGTAGACGGCCGAACAGCGTCCCGTCCTCACCGAGTTGGGTGAGCAGCTCCGCGTCGCACTGCCCCACGGCCGCGACCAGCATCAGCGCCCGCTCGATCCCGGCCACCTCGTCCCCGAGCCGCTCGCATACCTCGCGCGCCGCGGCGTCGGCTGCGGCGTCGAGTGCGCCTGGTACGTCCCCCGGCGCGGTGTGCAGGGCTCGGCAGAGAGCCGAGGCGAGCAGTACGTTGCCGCCCGCGAGCCGCAGCACGCCGTCACGCAGGTGCGGATGGGTGATCCCGAGTCCGTCGACCATGAGGCCGATTTCTTCATCCGGCCACGGCTCGGCTTCGACGGGGATCACCTCGACCCCCGGACGCCACGCGCGGTACGACGGCAGCGGACGACGGCTGGCCACCACGACCGGACCCCCGGCCGGGAGCGCGAGCCGCGCGAGGTCGTCCTCGCTGCGGATGTCGTCCACCACGGGTACGACAGTGGCGAGTTCGGCCAGGATCGCCGACTTCCCGCTGCCGACAGGACCCGTCAGGTTGATCACCACGGGCCTGGTCGCCGTGTCAAGTAGCGCTTCTATCGCGGCTGTTCGGCGCTTGACCTTCATGATCACGCGATGGCCTGCCCAAAGAGGGCCTGTCGGAGCCGGTCGGATCGGAACGGGATGCGCACTGTGCGGTGACCCTCCTCTATCGCGGATCGGACCAGGTCGACCGACGCGGCCCGGCATGGTCTTTGCCCTCAGATCATCACAGTTCTGTGCGTCATGTTCGACCTCGGACAGGTCCGAGGATCCCGACCGAATCCAAGGATTCTTCCAACGCCAACGGCCAAGCAGACAGCCGAATTCCTGGCTGTAGTGGGCAGTGTGATGGGGCTGGACGCACCCCACGTCGCGTTCGGGGTCGGACAGGCCTGCTCGCCCATCCTCCCGGCCTGACTCATCGAGCCAGACCCTCGATGGGGATCAATCGCTGCTGACGTGTCGAAAAAACAGACAGGCGACATCAAAACCAGCCCCACGCCCCTTGCGCAGCCCCTCGCGGGGCAGCGGCCGAAGCAGCGTCCGGAGCCGGCGGTCTCAGGGATGTGTACGGGGCCCGCTCCGGCGGGAGATGCGGGTGTTCAGGCGGTCCCAGACCAGCACGATCGGCGCCTTGACCAGCTGGTGGACGCCGTCGATCAGCGCGATGAAGTCCCGCTCGCCCACCCTGTGACGTGCGCCTTCCCTGCAGGATGGCTCTGCAGACGGTGGCACAGCCGGGTTCTGGAACCGGGCCGCATCGCGATCAGCCCGGCCGCCGACAGCCTGGTGGGGGTCGAGCGCATTTTGAGGGGACGTCGAGCGGCTGTCGACAGGATCTCACTGCTTCATCGAGCGGTAGGCAAGCCGTTCTGTCGCGTCCGACCGATCGTTGACCGCCGGGCGGGTCCGCACGCGTTCTCGCGCGGCGGTTCCGCCGGGTCCGTACGGGCGGACACCTCGCCGTCGACCCTGGGGGGTTTCGTTGCGAACCACACGATCGTTTCCGTCGGGCGCTGGTCACCCGGCCCCGCGCCCGCCCCGCCTGCCCATCGGATGGGCCTTGGCGGCCGCCGTCACGGCGCTGGCGCTGCTGGTGCCCGCGGCGGCCGCCGCGGAACCGGGTGGAGGTCTGAGCCCGAGGGGGGCCTCCCCATGGTCGCCCCGCGCGCTGGACGGGCTTCGGTCGGTGCACGGCCGTCCCGCGCCCGGAGCGCTGCCCGCCGCACCTCCGGGGGACCGCGCTCCGCGCTGGAAACCCGGCCCGAGCCGGTGGCCGGCGGCGGGCTCGGCCGAGGTGCTCCTCGCCCGAGCTCCGGCGGGTGCCGCAGGTGCCGCGGGAACGGCAGGTGCAGGTGCGGCGGGCGTCGGCCGCGGTGCGAGGGCGCTCCCGGTATCGGTGTCCGCCGTGCCCGGTGCGCAGTCGGCGGACGGTGCGGTGGGCCGCGGGGCCGGTGCTGCCGCCGTGGGCGGGCGGGTCGGTGTCTCGGTCGCCGATCGTGAGGCGGCTCGTCGGGCGGGGGTGGAGGGGCTGTTGGTCTCGCTCGTACCTCGGAGCGCGGGCGCCTCGGGCCGGGTGCGCGTGGGCTTGGACTATTCTGCGATCCGCGATGCCTACGGCGGCGGTTGGGCCTCGCGGATGAGGCTGGTGTCGCTGCCTGCCTGTGCGCTGACCACTCCGTGGGTGGCACGTTGCCGTACGCGGACGCCGGTGCGGGGAGCCCGTAATGCCGTGGGGTCCGCCCGGCTCACGGCCGAGGTGGTCCTCGCGGCTCCTCCCGGGGCGTCGTCCTCCGCCTCCGGGCGCGCTTCCGCCTCCGCGCACGGCGGTGCCGCTGTCGCTGCCGCACCATCCGCCCCTACGGCCTCCGCATCCGCCTCCGCCGCGACGGTTCTCGCCGCCACGGCCGGGCCCGTCGGTTCTGCCGGCGACTTCACGGCGACTTCCCTCTCCCCGACCGGCTCCTGGTCGGCGGGCGGCAATGCGGGGTCCTTCCACTGGTCGTATCCGCTCACGCTGCCCCCGGCCCTCGGCAATGCCGCGCCCTCGGTGGCGCTGGCGTACGACTCGGCGAGTGTCGACGGGCGCACGGTGAGCCGCAATGCGCAGTCGTCCTGGATCGGGGACGGCTGGGACTACAGCCCCGGCTACGTGGAGCGCACCTTCCCGAGCTGCAAGCAGGACGGGAAGGAGGGCACGGGGGAGGTCTGCTGGAGCGGGAAGCAGCAGGTGGTCATGTCGTTGAACGGCTCCACGCTGATGCTCGTCCAGGACGACACGGACAAGTCGTGGCGCACGGCCGACGGTTCCCAGAACCGTGTCGAGCTGGTCAAGCTGCCCGCGGGGGTCGGCAACGGCGACAACGACGGCGAGTACTGGAAGATCACCACGGCGGACGGCACCCGCTACTACTTCGGGGCCGAGGCGAAGCCGGGCACGACCACGGGGCCGTTCTCCCACGCGACCTGGACCCGTCCGGTCTTCGCAAATGATCCCGGTGAGCCCTGCTACCAGGCCGACTTCGCGGGGGCCTGGTGCCAGCAGGCCTGGCGCTGGAACCTCGACTACGTGGTCGACACCCGCGGCGGGCTGGTCTCGTACGCGTACGAGGGCGAGTCCAACCAGTACGCCCGCAATCCGGATGCCGCGCACCCCGACGGCACCCTGACCCCCTACACCCGCGGCGGTGTCCTCACCGAGATCGGCTACGGCTCCCGGCTCACCGACGCCGGCGGCCCGACCGCCCGCGTGCTGTTCACCTCCGCCGAGCGCTGCGACCCGGCGGTCAACGCCCAGGCCGACTGCTCCAAGCCGCCCACCAAGGCGACCGCGGCGGCCTGGCCCGACGTCCCGTTCGATCAGAACTGTGACGCCGGCGCCCCCGTCAAGGAGTGCAAGAACTACTCACCGACCTTCTGGAGCACCAAGCGGCTCGCGAAGATCACCACCCAGGTCCTCACCGGCGGCACCCCCGCCACCGTGGACGAGTGGACCCTGAACCACCAGTACCCCAGCCCCCAGGACGGCACCACTCCCTCCCTGTGGATGGCCTCGATCGCCCGCAGGGCGTATGACGGGGCGGCCTCCCTCGACCAGCCGTCCACCGACTTCGCCGGGCAGTTCCTGCCCAACCGGGTGGACGCCGCCGCCGACAACCGTCCGCCGCTCAACCGCCGCCGCATGACGGCCATCACCACCGAGTCAGGCCTTCGCATCGCCGTGGACTACGCGGCCCCCGACTGCGCAGCCGGCCAGTTCCCCGCGCCCGACGCCAACACCCGACGCTGCCAGCCGGTGTTCTGGAACCCCGACGCGGGGACCTCCATGGATCCCACCCTCGACTGGTTCCACAAGTACGTGGTCGCCGGCATCTCCGAGGTGGATGCCACCTCCGCCGGAGCCGGCCCGTCCCCGACCCGCACCACCCGCTACGAGTACGTCGGCGGCGCCGCCTGGCACCGCGACGACAGCGAGCTCACCGAATCCGCGTTCCGCACGTGGAACCAGTTCCGCGGCTACGGCGAGGTCGTCGTCCGCAAGGGCAACACCCAGGCCAACGCCGCCGACAAGACCACCCAGACCTCCACCGTGTACCTGCGCGGCATGGACGGCGACCGCAAGGCCGACGGGTCGAAGCGCGTGGTCGCCATCCCGGGCGGCACGGCCTCCGACGCGGAGGTGTTCGCCGGCTTCGCCCGTGAGACCCGCGTGTTCGCAGAGAGCGGCGGGGCGCTGGTGGCGTCGACCGTCAACGACCCCTGGAGCGGGCCGGTCACCGCCCGGCACACCCGCGGCCCGGGGCTGCCGGACGCGGTCGCCCAGTCGGTGCGTACCGCGAAGAGCGCCACGAGCGTGCTGCTGTCCGACGGCAGCCGGCGCACCACCTCCAAGACCAATACGTACGATCCGGTGTCGGGCGCGGTACTCACCGAGCTGGACAGTGCCGCGGGGCTGCCCGACTACTGCACGACGACCTCCTACGCCTCCAACGCGGCCGCCAACATCATGGCCGTGCCGGTCGAGACGTACGCGGTGGTCGGCGGCTGCGGCACCGCGCCCGGCGCGGCCACCACCTACACCCACACGCGCACCCTGTACGACGGGCTGCCTTTCGGCCAGGTGGGCGCGGTGGGCGCCCCGACCACGGCCCAGGTGGTGGACGCGTACGACGGGGCCGCGCCCTCGCACACGCTGGACACCGTGACCGAGTACGACGGCTACGGGCGCACGGTGAAGGTTACCGACCCGTCGGAGGGCACCACCACGACGGCGTTCACGCCGGATGTGGGCGGGCTGCCCGCGCGGGTGGCGGTGACCGGGCCGATGGGTGCCGGCTGGACCGTCAGCACCGACTACGCCGGGCCGCGGCACCTGGCGGTGAAGACCACCGACGTCAACAACCGGGTGGCCGAGATGGCCTACGATCCGCTGGGGCGCCTGACCCGGGTGTGGCAGCCGGGACGCAGCCGGGCCTCGCAGAGCCCGAACTCGGAGTTCGTGTACGCCGCGAGCAAGACCGGGCCGAGCACGGTGACCACGAGGACCCTGCGCGACGACGGCACGTACCGGAACTCGTACCAGATCCTGGATGCGTTCCTCCAGGTCCGCCAGACGCAAGCCGCCCCGGTGGACGAGTCGCCGGGCCGGATCCTGACCGACACCTTCTACGACTCGCTGGGCCGGGTCGTGAAGACCAACGAGGCCTACTGGGACAAGAGCGCCGGGCCTTCCGGCAGCCGGTTCCTCGCCAACGACACCGAAATCCCCGCCCAGAACGGCGTGTTCTACGACGGCCAGGGCCGCAAGACCGCCGAAACCCTGTCCTCGCACGCCGTGGAGCAGTGGCGGACCACCACGACGTACGGCGGGGCGGACCGGGTGACCACGGTGCCTCCGGTGGGCGGCACGGCCACCCTGGTGGTCAACGACGCCCGGGGCAGGACCGCGGAACTGCGCCAGTACACGAGCCGTGGTGACGCGGGCAGCGACGGCGCGGGCACGTACACCGCGACCCGTTACGCGTATGACCCGCGCGGGCAGCTGCAGAAGGTGACGGACGCGGCGGGCAACGTCTGGACGTACGGTTACGACCTGCTCGGACGGCGGACGGTCGACTCCGACCCGGACAAGGGGCGTACCGAAACCCACTACGACGCGGTGGGCCGGGTCGCGTGGACCAAGGACGCGCGCGGCCGGATCCTGCACACCACCTACGACAAGCTGTCCCGCAAGACCGGGCTGTACAAGGACGCGGTTGCGGACGAGAACCTGCTGGCCTCCTGGTCCTACGACCGGCTGGCCCGCGGGCAGGCGGACGGCTCGACCCGGTACACCGGGGGCAGGGCCGGAGCGGCGTACACGTCTCAGATCACCGCTCTCGACGGTGCGTACCGGCCGCTCGGCGTCAAGGTGACCATCCCGGCCGCGGAGGGGAAGCTGGCCGGCACCTACACCACCGGCACCACGTACACCCCTGTCACCGGCAAGCCCCTCACCAGTGCCTTCCCCGCGATCGGCGGCCTGCCGGCCGAGACCGTCACCACCGGCCTCACCGACAACGGCCTGCCGGTCAGCCTGTGGAGCGAGGAGTCGAACTACATCAACCGGACCGCCTACGACCCGTTCGGGCGGATACGGCGGACCGTGTACGGGGACGTGCCCCGGCAGGTCGCGTACACGCCGCAGTTCGACGAGGCCACCGGCCGCCTGACCGCGACCGCCCTCGACCGGCAGCGCGCCCCCGGCGACACCCAGGTCACCGGCTCCGTCGACGCCACCAGCCACGGCTACCAGCCGGCCGGCAACATCACCTCGATCAGCACCCGCCGCGACGACGGGCCCGCCGAGTTCACCACCGACCGGCAGTGCTTCGCCTACGACCACCTCAGCCGCATGACCGAGGCCTGGACCGACAAGGGCACCACCTGCGCCGCCACCCCCAAAGCCACCGACATCGGCGGCCCCGCCCCCTACTGGCAGACCTACACCTTCGACGCCACCGGCAACCGCACCAAACTCATCGACCACGACCCCACCGACCCCACCGGCACCAAGGACACCACCACCACCTACACCTCACCCCCCACCGGATCCGACCGCCCCCACAGCGTCACCTCCACCCGCACCACCGGCCCCACCGGCACCACCAACGCCACCTACACCTACGACCCTGCCGGCAACACCCTCACCCGCCCCGGCAATCAGAACCTCACCTGGGATCCCGAAGGCCGACTCGCCACCAACGGCGCGAGCACATACCTGTACGACGCCCAGGGAAACCGGATGCTGCGTCGCGAGGGCGGCCGCGTCACCCTCTACCTCGGCGCCGACGAACTGACCCTCACCAC
It contains:
- a CDS encoding RHS repeat domain-containing protein yields the protein MGSARLTAEVVLAAPPGASSSASGRASASAHGGAAVAAAPSAPTASASASAATVLAATAGPVGSAGDFTATSLSPTGSWSAGGNAGSFHWSYPLTLPPALGNAAPSVALAYDSASVDGRTVSRNAQSSWIGDGWDYSPGYVERTFPSCKQDGKEGTGEVCWSGKQQVVMSLNGSTLMLVQDDTDKSWRTADGSQNRVELVKLPAGVGNGDNDGEYWKITTADGTRYYFGAEAKPGTTTGPFSHATWTRPVFANDPGEPCYQADFAGAWCQQAWRWNLDYVVDTRGGLVSYAYEGESNQYARNPDAAHPDGTLTPYTRGGVLTEIGYGSRLTDAGGPTARVLFTSAERCDPAVNAQADCSKPPTKATAAAWPDVPFDQNCDAGAPVKECKNYSPTFWSTKRLAKITTQVLTGGTPATVDEWTLNHQYPSPQDGTTPSLWMASIARRAYDGAASLDQPSTDFAGQFLPNRVDAAADNRPPLNRRRMTAITTESGLRIAVDYAAPDCAAGQFPAPDANTRRCQPVFWNPDAGTSMDPTLDWFHKYVVAGISEVDATSAGAGPSPTRTTRYEYVGGAAWHRDDSELTESAFRTWNQFRGYGEVVVRKGNTQANAADKTTQTSTVYLRGMDGDRKADGSKRVVAIPGGTASDAEVFAGFARETRVFAESGGALVASTVNDPWSGPVTARHTRGPGLPDAVAQSVRTAKSATSVLLSDGSRRTTSKTNTYDPVSGAVLTELDSAAGLPDYCTTTSYASNAAANIMAVPVETYAVVGGCGTAPGAATTYTHTRTLYDGLPFGQVGAVGAPTTAQVVDAYDGAAPSHTLDTVTEYDGYGRTVKVTDPSEGTTTTAFTPDVGGLPARVAVTGPMGAGWTVSTDYAGPRHLAVKTTDVNNRVAEMAYDPLGRLTRVWQPGRSRASQSPNSEFVYAASKTGPSTVTTRTLRDDGTYRNSYQILDAFLQVRQTQAAPVDESPGRILTDTFYDSLGRVVKTNEAYWDKSAGPSGSRFLANDTEIPAQNGVFYDGQGRKTAETLSSHAVEQWRTTTTYGGADRVTTVPPVGGTATLVVNDARGRTAELRQYTSRGDAGSDGAGTYTATRYAYDPRGQLQKVTDAAGNVWTYGYDLLGRRTVDSDPDKGRTETHYDAVGRVAWTKDARGRILHTTYDKLSRKTGLYKDAVADENLLASWSYDRLARGQADGSTRYTGGRAGAAYTSQITALDGAYRPLGVKVTIPAAEGKLAGTYTTGTTYTPVTGKPLTSAFPAIGGLPAETVTTGLTDNGLPVSLWSEESNYINRTAYDPFGRIRRTVYGDVPRQVAYTPQFDEATGRLTATALDRQRAPGDTQVTGSVDATSHGYQPAGNITSISTRRDDGPAEFTTDRQCFAYDHLSRMTEAWTDKGTTCAATPKATDIGGPAPYWQTYTFDATGNRTKLIDHDPTDPTGTKDTTTTYTSPPTGSDRPHSVTSTRTTGPTGTTNATYTYDPAGNTLTRPGNQNLTWDPEGRLATNGASTYLYDAQGNRMLRREGGRVTLYLGADELTLTTATGKLTATRTYPGFGGGPSIVRTPTTLSYVADDHHGTAGTALDTGTLAITRRAQKPYGEARGPAPAVWQDDKGFLGMPQDASGLTHIGAREYDPALGRFISTDPLMDLADPQQMHGYGYSNANPVTYSDPTGKIWGIPCYETGDCADPKGGTIGDGGSGPNSVNPTPDCDANGFVCGGDAPAGMPTAGPRKPKHGCNSWCQDRLQDLLNHTKDKNSKLAIEVKTYIEVRAGLKPCEVSGAGPGMRAGCMEKSDLPGSADGMDELLAQWISGNGGSFVYTGKDEVVKQIARTGGANNALREVFNVTQQFGGGATIGGPVDHNGGKNWKSFASDVLGMLTHGTIGTSHPEDVLGSYNMVVQTIDKSKDHVQVAVGIYNATGINSLTHFLPNVSPGTPGATVAQHYFFTVTVTDRGVTID